TGGTATACCACTAGGGCATTTGACTAATTTGGTGGCGTTAGAGGGTAAAAGGTGGTTGGTAGATGTAGGGTTTGGTGATAACTTCGTTTATCCGATTGAGTTTGTACCAGACAAAGTTCAAGTGCAAAAAGGGCGGTATTATCGCCTAAAGCAACTAGATGAGACATATTATCAATATGCTGTATCGGACGATGGAGGTGCAAATTATAAGCATTGGTGGAAGTTTACCTTAACCCCTCGCCAACTAGATGATTTTAAGGGTGCTTGTCATTATATGCAAACATCGCCTGATACCCATTTTACACACAATCGGGTTTGTTCTGTTTCTACCCCACAAGGACGCATCACTTTAAGTGATTTGAACTTTAAAACCCGCGTGGGCAAAGAACAAACCGTAGTTGCACTAGCCAATGAGCAAGAGTTTTTGCAGG
This is a stretch of genomic DNA from Microscilla marina ATCC 23134. It encodes these proteins:
- a CDS encoding arylamine N-acetyltransferase family protein, with product MDLQKYLHRIGFKGSKLPLANLETLRLLHYAHMHQVPFENLDIHYNRYIEVDVEKFYKKIVNDNRGGFCFELNGLFNWALRQIGFDVTILAAAVINDQGDYGIPLGHLTNLVALEGKRWLVDVGFGDNFVYPIEFVPDKVQVQKGRYYRLKQLDETYYQYAVSDDGGANYKHWWKFTLTPRQLDDFKGACHYMQTSPDTHFTHNRVCSVSTPQGRITLSDLNFKTRVGKEQTVVALANEQEFLQVLQEQFSIVLHQPYQPPFGVR